A section of the Mycteria americana isolate JAX WOST 10 ecotype Jacksonville Zoo and Gardens unplaced genomic scaffold, USCA_MyAme_1.0 Scaffold_130, whole genome shotgun sequence genome encodes:
- the LOC142403174 gene encoding ciliary microtubule associated protein 1A-like has product MSQCVSKTSQGLSPEPPAADTTTSPARSLPALTLAALCDRELPQPTSSSTASAMAKAEKGEALLLLPGRLHRGPLSGKALSNSPALAVGFVATSTMDGAWVGTWRPHRPRGPIMAQFTSPGPKYSIPGTTGYLDHNPTKTKAPAYTFRGAKPPVADSCSPGPRYYVPPSITRNGKYVAPAQHICGLPKIKTEITPGPSDYSTDKANKHLYKCAPAQSMAFRHKAVTTDQTPGPGTYTLPRLVGPNTAYTHASPCYSLKGKSKHRGFAEDLSKTPGPAAFPKVELDVYKKRAPMYTMGTKSRLAGDKTVKPGPADYCLGKVRQPARLSSSAFDKMQDAGLLPCLGPKPSRGRPKNISLPLH; this is encoded by the exons ATGTCACAGTGCGTCTCCAAGACGAGCCAAGGTCTCTCCCCAGAGCCGCCAGCAGCTGACACCACAACCTCTCCTGCCCGATCGCTGCCTGCCCTCACCCTCGCCGCGCTCTGCGACCGAGAGCTGCCGCAGCCGACAAGCTCATCCACAGCCAGTGCGATGGCCAAGGCTGAGAAAGGTGAAGCATTGCTGCTCCTCCCGGGGAGGCTTCACAGAGGGCCTCTGTCAGGGAAGGCCCTCAGCAACTCTCCTGCTCTCGCCGTAGGCTTTGTAGCCACCTCCACCATGGACGGAGcctgggtgggcacctggagaCCTCATCGCCCACGCGGCCCCATcatggcccagttcaccagccCGGGACCCAAGTACTCAATCCCCGGGACAACAG GCTACCTGGATCACAATCCCACCAAAACCAAAGCCCCTGCCTACACATTTCGAGGGGCCAAGCCTCCCGTCGCAGACAGCTGCTCTCCGGGTCCTCGGTACTACGTCCCGCCCTCCATCACCAGGAACGGGAAGTACGTGGCTCCAGCACAGCACATCTGCGGACTTCCCAAGATTAAGACCGAGATCACTCCTGGACCAA GTGACTACTCCACCGACAAGGCCAACAAACACCTCTACAAATGCGCGCCGGCACAGTCCATGGCCTTCCGGCACAAGGCGGTCACAACCGACCAAACTCCAG GTCCTGGCACCTACACCCTGCCTAGGCTGGTGGGACCCAACACAGCCTACACCCACGCCAGCCCGTGCTACTCCCTGAAAGGGAAGAGCAAGCACAGGGGCTTTGCTGAAGACCTCTCCAAG ACGCCAGGTCCTGCTGCATTCCCCAAGGTGGAACTGGACGTCTACAAAAAAAGGGCTCCCATGTACACGATGGGAACCAAAAGTAGACTTGCAGGCGACAAAACAGTGAAGCCGGGGCCAGCAGACTACTGCCTGGGAAAGGTAAGGCAGCCTGCccgcctctcctcctctgcttt TGACAAAATGCAGGACGCAGGCCTGCTCCCTTGCCTTGGCCCAAAGCCCAGCAGAGGGAGGCCAAAGAACATCTCTTTGCCTCTCCACTAG